ACATAATATTGGTAATTGTCCAGCAGTGAAGCAGTTAACAGGCAGATGtgtgctgtgcatgctgggacaAAGGGGAGGAGCTCAGAAGGATCTTGTGTGGAGATTCAGTCAGAGTCTGTGAGTCAGTGTGTGTGCTATGAGGTAAAAAGAAGCAGGATTCTGTTGTGTGAAAAAGACAGAAATGAACAAGAGATCCTGTTGTACTGTGAGGTAAAAACACACAGAGAAAGTCagatttatttaaccccttaaggtcaaagccaattttcgtttttgcgcttttgctttttccattttatgtttaaaagtccatagcgcttgcattttttcacctagagacttatatgagtgcttattttttgcgaaaccaattgtactttgcaattacaggcataatttttccataaaatatgttgtgaaaccggaaaaaaatcatttgcgctgtcaaattgaaaaaaaaaccgaatttgttttgatttcggggagttttgcatttacgccgttcgccctatggtaaaactgacttgttatgcatgttcctcaagtcgttacgattacaacgatatataacatgtataacttatattgtatctgatggcctgtaaaaaattcaaaccattgttaacaaatatatgtcacttaaaatcgctccattcccaggcttatagcgcttttatcctttggtctatggggctgtgtgaggtgtcagtttttgcgccatgatgcattctttctaccggtaccttgattgcgcatatacgactttttgatcgctttttattacattttttctggatttgatgcaaccaaaaatgcgcaattttgcactttgggatttttttgcgcttacgccgtttaccgtgcgagatcaggaatgtgattaattaatagttcgggcgattacgtgtgcggtgatactaaatatgtttattaatttatttatttattaatttatatttataaaatgggaaaaggggggtgatttggacttttattaggggaggggattttttattaataaaaacacttttttacttttttttttacatacactagaagcccccctggggggcttgtatatacatagcactgatctctcatagagatcaatgctgtgtatatacacagcaaagatccattagatcggtcatagattgctatggcctgctgcaggccacagcaatctattgccgagccaggatcagcgtcattccgacgctgaggcccagcacgggcagaagaacagatctcccccccgcgatcgcatcgcggggggagatccgtgccactagacaccagggatgcacggaggaaagcacttcaatgcagctgtcaggtttgacagctgcattgaagggcttaattagccggcgcggcaacgggacccgcgccggctaatagaggcactgcccggctgcagattgcagccgggatcggtgccgttcagagcggggtcccggcgggaccccgctatgaacaccccctgcggcaccatgacgtatcagatacgtcatgggtcgctaaggggttaaagagccagAAAATAACATTACAGACCAAgttttaccacagagagagacgaggatttaccacagagagagagaccaggatttaccacagagagagagaccaggatttaccacagagagagagaccaggatttaccacagagagagagaccaggatttaccacagagagagaccaggatttaccacagggagagagaccaggatttaccacagagagagaccaggatttaccacagagagagagagagaccaggatttaccacagagagagagaccaggatttaccacagagagagaccaggatttaccacagagagagaccaggatttaccacagagagagagagaccaggatttaccacagagagagagaccaggatttaccacagagagagaccaggatttaccacagagagagagagaccaggatttaccacagagagagaggctcCAGCCCAGTGGGAAGCAGCAGAGGGTGTTACAGGATAGGACTGATAAATACAGGTACCTGAGACATATCCTCCCTATGTGAAGAATCATTTCAGCATTGTCTCACTCTGATGTTTATGGCTGATGGCGTTTTACTGTATGCAGGGCCACCATCAGGAATTTCTGGGCCCCATACactcaaagtgtctgggccccccattaacaaaaaatCCGGGACATATCTTTGACTGATGTCTCTGGTACGGTGTGCAGACGCAGCTGCCTATAGAGGATTGGGTTTAATTCGATATGTCCCACACCAGACTAGTTCTACCCAATCTCCCAGCAGCACCTGCGTCTGAACACCACTCCAGAAACATCAACTTTgtaacaggtaccctttaaagtgtacctgttacttaaaaaaaaaacttgacatgttatagagacatatcaaaagttttgatcggtctgggtccgagtattcagacccataccaatcaGGAGAAGACTGCTGCAGTgcatcctctcccccgctctgtgtaatataaaAAAGACACCATAGACGACTAACATTATAagcctgtttttgtgtttttttcaaacACAGAGCGGGAGTGACTGTGCTGCAGTCGTccccaaaaaacaactttgaaaaaccatatgtaaattaccccatgtagtcatgtgggcggccctCAGTGGCGAAGTAGTCATGGTTCACACAAAAATATCTTCTCTATTTACACCTGTAATTTCCCGAGTGACGTCATTGCTGGGTAAAATAACAGACTGACAAAATATCCTGGCTTACCATGAAGAGATGACCCCCATTATAATAACACACATACAtggtatacacacagcacataccatatatattacatacatcatatacacacaacacacatgccacatatattacatacatcgtatacacacacaacacacactgtatataagacatacatcatatacacaaaacttacactgtatatattacatacatcatatacacacaacacataccatatatattacatacattttatacacacaacttacactgtatatattacatacatcatatacacacacaacacacattgtatatattacatacatcatatacacacaacacacactgtatatattacatacatcatatacacacacactatatatattacatacatcatatacacacaacttacactgtatatattacatacatcatatacacacaacgtacactgtatatattacatacatcatatacacacaacacataccatatatattacatacatcatatacacacaacacataccatatatattacatacatcatatacacacaacacacaccgtatatattacatacatcatatacacacaacacacactgtatatattacatacatcatatacacacaacacacactgtatatattacatacatcatatacacacaacttacactgtatatattacatacatcatacacacacacaaaacacactgtatatattacatacatcatatacacacaacacacactttaAACAGATATGAACACACGtatgtacattttatatttacatccatcatacatagggCCACTTCTAGCTTTTTTGGTGCCTGAGGTTAAAATtaaaatgatgttctgcagcaactgaagtgtgtattatgatgttctgctgcagctgaagtgtgtattatgatgttctgctgcagctgaagtgtgtattatgatctgcagcagctgaggtgtatgatgaggctctgcagcagctgaagtgtgtattatgatctgcagcagctaaggtttatgatgaggttctgcagcagctgaggtgtagcatGATAATCTGCAGGAGCTAAGGttcatgatgaggttctgcagcagctaagttttatgatgaggttctgcagcagctgaggtgtatgatgagctgcagcagctgaggtgtatgatgatgttctgcagcagctgaggtgtgtgatgttctgcagcagctgaggtgtatgatgatgttctgcagcagctgaggtgtatgatgatgttctgcagcagctgaggtgtgttatgaggttctgctgcagctcaggtgtattatgatgttctgcagcttaggtgtgttatgaggttctgccgcagctgaggtgtgtattatgaggttctgcagcagctcaggtgtattatgatgttctgcagcagctgaggtgtaggatgaggttctgcagcagctgaggtgtatgataaggttctgcagcagctcaggtgtattatgatgttctgcagcagctcaggtgtattatgacgttctgcagcagctcaggtgtattatgaaggTAAGCAGACagcatactacacctcagctgctgcagagcctcatcatacacctcagctgctgcagaacatcataatacagctcagctgctgcaaaacatcataatacacctgagctgctgcagagtctcatcataaacctcagctgctgcagagccttatcatacacctcagctgctgcagagccttatcataaacctcagctgctgcagagccttatcatacacctcagctgctgcagagcctcatcatacaactcagctgctgcagagcctaatcatacacctcagctgctgcataacataatacacacctcagctgctgcagagcctcatcatatacctcagctgctgcagagccttatcatacacctcagctgctgcagagcctcatcatacaactcagctgctgcagagcctcatcatacacctcagctgctgcataacataatacacacctcagctgctgcagagcctcatcatacacctcagttgctgcataacataatgcacacctcagctgctgcagagcctcatcatacacctcagctgctgcataacataatacacctcagctgctgcagaacctcatcatacacctcagctgctgcagaacataatacacacctcagctgctgcagaacctcatcatatacctcagctgctgcataacataatacacacctcagctgctgcagagcctcatcatacacctcagctgctgcataacataatacacacctcagctgctgcagaacctcatcatacacctcagctgctgcagaacttcatattacacctcagctgctgcagaacctcatactagtGCACAAGGAGATATGCTGCAGCACCAGCCTcccgacacaactcccagcataccttcttgtgcactacaactcccagcataccttcttgtgcactacaactacaagcatacctttttgtgcacaaagaggtatgctgggagttgctgtacCACTGTACCAGCCATCCCTGGGGGGAGATGAAGGGCCACTGCAATGGCGGGTCctagggagaggatggggggcaggaccatatactgtaaaacaGCCGACACAAGTGTTCGCTAAGTGCCGACTATTTAAAGTTGGGGCCATTGGGAGCGGAGAGTGGGCCGGGCAGCGAAGGTGACACTAATGGGCAAGGGtcgcacagagaacatggccgtcgCTTAGCAAGCCGCCTGATGTGTTCTCTGTACTAATActtttatgttaaactgcgctattatgtAGCTTAATATGAActatcgaataccaggaaatctgTGTATCAAACCATTTTTTTCCTGGATAGcgatgctgcagaacctcatcatacacctcagctgctgcagagcatcacacacctcagctgctgcagaacctcatcatacacctcagctgctgcagaacatcacacacctcagctgctgcagaacctcatcatacacctcagctgctgcagaacatcgcacacctcagctgctgcagaaccttatcatacacctcagctgctgcagaacatcacacacctcagctgctgcagaaccttatcatacacctcagctgatgcagaacctcatcataaacctcagctgctgcagaaccttatcatacacctcagctgctgcataacatcacacacttcagctgctgcacaaccttatcatacacctcagctgctgcagaacctcatcatacacctcagctgctgcagaacctcatcatacacctcagctgctgcagaaccttatcatacacctcagctgctgcacaaccttatcatacacctcagctgctgcagaacatcacacacctcagctgctgcacaaccttatcatacacctcagctgctgcagaacatcacacacctcagctgctgcacaaccttatcatacacctcagctgctgcagaacatcataatatacctcagctgctgcagaacatcataatgcacacctctcagctgctgcagaacctcatcatacacctcagctgctgcagaacctcatcatacacacatctcagctgctgcagaacatcataatacacacctctcagctgctgcagaacctcataatacacacatctcagctgctgcagaacctcataatacacacatctcagctgctgcagaacatcataatacacacctctcagctgctgcagaacttcataagcCTCTCTCTTTATAAAGAACCAAGCATCAtcttgttaaggttaaatttatatgttgacctctctctatggagagaagccaaaaacccaggtaaaggatggttttttaattatatctagagttggaatcctgcagtattaccagctcgttacttataagtcatggacacagataagacaatgtatcatgattataagcctggagaaaatggcccaagttttattatggtaatcacattttatagacagataaaatatagggtggtaacaaatgctaataaggcatagatgaggcggtgctagtgatttagatattcagtcatgcgcaatggcatctatattagtattcattattattattcaaaaaggttaaaacaatacattctgtgcaatgatactttcacattattcccactgtaacagacaggcaactttcctctgagaatggccttggacgctgataaacatgtctctgagggaaatagttcttgagacaaaacattctttctagtgtcatatcagaagttttccaaggtaagaaatggtccaactataagttaaccctatcagggactctctaatgtgctggagcttctgagcaagaggcctatatatatgtgtagtcatataggtacggtgcaggtaggtaaaatcgtatggctggccttatcattcccccatttgacatccgtggagcatggatatggttcatcactggtggttgggtcgtagccggaggttttaaggactctaccctcagccgcaggttgatcaagggaccacaggtgaaaacatcctccaagtactagtacagcatccaacctccagaaatgtccaggcggcacagattcaagagaaccgataagagaaagaaagcatagtaacattagtctcttatatgagggtgaagcttcttcctgtttgtcgaggttttatacgagagaaaatacacatgaacacttttactgaaaaacagatcagtattatgcataagaccacttggaagagaccctgaaggactcccattagtttatgggcatcaccataggatagacaaaaatagtaccatacgttttattgaaagttatagatggcggaacaaacttacagcagatgtggtagtaagatctgcaataaccgaaagaaaatactaaacaatgggtgagtctgtacagtatacatcaatatacagcttagttacaacaagacaaataaaagcttattatcaatacccaaactaatatatatatatgacaaatacctctccggattttatcaaaataaccaaaccttattgtctcatcactcctgtccctaagatttgtccctaatcttgactacagatgtagcccccttctctaggtccctttaccgtaggactgctttaaaggtaagacaatcctccgtcccgaacctaactagtctcctgtcactcctacgtctccctgtgacactgagtgatcagacaataagttcttcactgtatataacagatgtgactCTATCACAAAAACTCTACCACTTAGGCATCATGTGGATATTGGAAaatcacaacaactaactttaaaaaatttctgaaaaagaaaagttaagatgtgaacaaatcttatctcatggcaaaagcaaaaaataaaaattcattgatacataaaccaaaaacagcataacaggtaaatgcaataaaatctccacaatgtgacctactatgtaaccactagattcacttataataaccaattagtgaattcacaatctttagtaccggattctcaaaatttccacttctttttagtctttttacgtaattttgtacctagaaaacatctttatgattagatcacacaggagtaatgactggtcgcatggtcacatctcttcctgtacataatcatatagtataatacatatacCAATAATATGaggtaactgggcgcttattaccgatataatatttggatcctactgaattgtctcttgtctgactgagatcatcacatattacacataaaataaccaccatagaaataaagcaaagtgtaaacgatacatcacctaaggtttcaaagcctttttatgagaataatatatcatatgatcctttttgtaatagtagcattggtatggatcctttatccttaaacccatcttttgactgacaggcctctttacagacacttggactcttggcctcagttatatcgcttcttttaaggccactagtatcacctcagacattggctttgttgtctcccatagttttggcttgacctgtaaagaagacaccagtacagacaaggacatacctatataggccacctgtggcagctggatgacgtccacttacattccctgaaacaggcaggaagatgacagactatgcagacaggcactttacggtgttacttacagtaggttatgacaggtgtagataatacagccgtacacaaccctctcttctatatttgttgtcccctgggccgcccaatgtgaggatactacatcacattacacatggcttccttctgctggttttgtcagataacttacagtgggatacaaggctgtcggcaaatagttattggatgccatctttaccctgtaccttctctccatccgctggtctctcagcttgttgctgattgtctctggaaaagacttaaaaacaaacagatccacatctcccctccacctgtacactatgtacggttacctcaggaagagaccggaaacatctccccctccacctgtatactatgtacggttacctcaggaagagaccggaaacatctccccatccacctgtacactatgtacggttacctcaggaagagaccggaaaccaccgcatcaccagctttatccatcatccatcaccctttttggcatcagggtttgtcagcgtgaacgttgcgtcagccgctctatggcagcttttcttcttctttgaacagttttttttttctacaagtgtttttggtaagcccagggaccaaacaaatctctaatttgccaattaacccataatggtgggcttcatatagacatctgcacagttaccttcaaccatcctacatgtctcagtgattgtcctcacctccagcttatggcaggagcggtttctgcagtggaacgtcacgctgcatggcggtcaccatatatccttgcgtcttgtgtcatccatctttgaaaagtctgggataatctacaatgaaaacttttaaactttcattaatatttgggctttcaattacattttcatctttcacaatttaaaatatcaaacacaataagtaacaaaaacatccttattcaaaaataaaaaatttgtacggtgtttaaaaaaaatttaaaacatcaaaattggctactccatcaaaatgggctgctcccatttccattcacctctatcccctcccccatttgaatctacatcaataggcaacagagatgctggattcaatgcacttaacacaagatatatatatattgggggggcataaggagtgcagactggagccatggacatgggtttggtttttactagggataaaagtacatatatattcatgagctaagtctgctataatcatcacaaaactgttacccctaaaaataaaaacattaaaaaaattaaatgaattcgctgaaatgaatattccttccatacgctgctcttatcagtaaacagaacgctctgtgcctcacttctaaccttgagcagtgagcagtaaaatcatagatacaagagttaaaatttcttggaagttttttttttttttctttttttttctaacatccttgaagttacagaagatatcagcgctgtgctcttatgcaccagactg
Above is a window of Dendropsophus ebraccatus isolate aDenEbr1 chromosome 7, aDenEbr1.pat, whole genome shotgun sequence DNA encoding:
- the LOC138796535 gene encoding uncharacterized protein, which produces MEAGNGLLMPCLHICMKAAEKNIGVEVAVDDLHVLHAAALQWTVKVGLPMDRKDSGIQMPMGLGSYRPKPCPGSLISNCNLEPEERAPKKCFSFWRETRIYHRERDQDLPQRERPGFTTERETRIYHRERDQDLPQRETRIYHRERDQDLPQRETRIYHRERERPGFTTERETRIYHRERPGFTTERDQDLPQRERDQDLPQRERPGFTTERDQDLPQRERDQDLPQRERLQPSGKQQRVLQDRTDKYRLLHDCTHFLMCYKRHVMPGKMSKAPVRCMLTDFEKKLTAFYSIKDLYCIQLL